A window from Sporichthya brevicatena encodes these proteins:
- a CDS encoding FtsW/RodA/SpoVE family cell cycle protein: MSVPAPAASQVNSRRTTELFLLVFAWGISVAAYANAGYGVTDEWPPGLAGYATTLGAYCLVAHLAVRQFARYADPLVLPAVMLLQGLGLALIYRLDLDEKNPTERSFGPLAPRGDSGIQLIWAAIGILLFVAVLVAIRDHRVLQRYTYTAGAAGLVLLALPALLPAQYSQVNGARIWVRFSGFSIQPGEFAKLLLIVFFAGYLVVKRDVLALASRRVMGIDLPRGRDLGPIIVAWAASLMILIAERDLGSSLLFFGVFVVLLYIATERTSWLLFGVVMFVSGAYFAYSQFAHVHRRVEIWLHPFDPDYVSDASYQLVQSLFGFSTGGILGTGLGQGRPNIVPYANTDFILATGGEELGLTGLMAIIVLYGVIVHRGLRTALAARDSFGKLLAAGLAVIVALQVFVVVGGVTRLIPLTGLTTPFLSYGGSSLVANWALVALILRVSDAARRPAPPPTPSTEAETMVVKP, encoded by the coding sequence ATGAGCGTTCCGGCACCAGCCGCCTCCCAGGTCAACAGCCGCCGGACGACGGAGCTGTTCCTCCTGGTCTTCGCGTGGGGCATCTCCGTCGCGGCGTACGCCAACGCCGGCTACGGCGTCACCGACGAGTGGCCCCCCGGCCTGGCCGGGTACGCGACGACGCTCGGCGCCTACTGCCTGGTCGCGCACCTGGCGGTACGTCAGTTCGCGCGGTACGCGGACCCGCTCGTCCTGCCCGCCGTCATGCTCCTGCAGGGCCTCGGGCTCGCGCTGATCTACCGGCTCGACCTCGACGAGAAGAACCCGACCGAGCGCTCCTTCGGCCCGCTCGCCCCCCGCGGCGACTCCGGCATCCAGCTGATCTGGGCAGCGATCGGGATCCTGCTGTTCGTCGCGGTGCTCGTGGCGATCCGCGACCACCGGGTGCTGCAGCGCTACACCTACACCGCGGGCGCGGCCGGCCTCGTCCTGCTGGCGCTGCCCGCCCTGCTCCCCGCGCAGTACTCCCAGGTCAACGGGGCCCGGATCTGGGTCCGGTTCTCCGGCTTCTCCATCCAGCCCGGTGAGTTCGCGAAGCTGCTGCTGATCGTCTTCTTCGCCGGCTACCTGGTCGTGAAGCGGGACGTGCTCGCGCTCGCCAGCCGACGCGTGATGGGGATCGACCTGCCGCGCGGCCGTGACCTCGGTCCGATCATCGTGGCCTGGGCGGCGAGCCTGATGATCCTGATCGCCGAGCGCGACCTCGGCAGCTCGCTGCTGTTCTTCGGCGTCTTCGTCGTCCTGCTCTACATCGCGACCGAGCGCACCTCGTGGCTGCTGTTCGGCGTCGTCATGTTCGTCTCCGGCGCGTACTTCGCCTATTCGCAGTTCGCGCACGTGCACCGCCGCGTCGAGATCTGGCTGCACCCGTTCGACCCGGACTACGTCTCGGACGCGTCCTACCAGTTGGTCCAGTCCCTGTTCGGGTTCTCCACCGGCGGGATCCTCGGCACCGGCCTGGGCCAGGGACGGCCGAACATCGTCCCGTACGCGAACACCGACTTCATCCTGGCGACCGGGGGCGAGGAGCTCGGCCTCACCGGCCTGATGGCGATCATCGTGCTCTACGGCGTGATCGTGCACCGCGGTCTGCGGACGGCGCTGGCCGCCCGCGACTCGTTCGGCAAGCTCCTCGCCGCCGGCCTCGCCGTGATCGTGGCGCTGCAGGTGTTCGTCGTCGTCGGCGGCGTCACCCGGCTGATCCCGCTCACCGGTCTCACCACCCCGTTCCTGTCCTACGGCGGTTCCTCGCTGGTCGCGAACTGGGCGCTGGTCGCGCTGATCCTGCGGGTCAGTGACGCCGCCCGCCGGCCCGCGCCGCCGCCCACCCCGTCGACGGAGGCGGAGACGATGGTGGTGAAGCCGTGA